In Zonotrichia albicollis isolate bZonAlb1 unplaced genomic scaffold, bZonAlb1.hap1 Scaffold_83, whole genome shotgun sequence, one DNA window encodes the following:
- the LOC141728065 gene encoding hydrocephalus-inducing protein homolog — translation MSDDGTQPAVDSVDQIRRDTNPAWSKGIHFHVEPREFTINPSQGTILPQGHQDIEVTLCSNTVMEFYRRLLVDLEGIGKGVAALIITARCLVPELQVSSPVLLCDECHLKVPYERKILIRNPSHLPGCYGLIPQVWHHIHLLLSNIPEETIRGKKGLDKTLLLSIQS, via the exons ATGTCGGACGATGGCACGCAGCCGGCTGTGGACAGCGTGGATCAGATCCGCAGGGACACCAACCCGGCCTGGAGCAAGGGAATCCATTTCCATGTGGAGCCCAGGGAGTTCACCATCAATCCCAGCCAAGGCACCATCctcccccagggacaccaggacatcgAG GTGACGCTGTGCTCCAACACGGTGATGGAGTTCTACCGGAGATTGCTGGTGGACCTGGAGGGTATTGGCAAGGGAGTGGCAGCCCTGATCATCACAGCCAG ATGTCTCGTTCCTGAGCTCCAAGTGTCCTCCCCggtgctgctgtgtgatgagTGCCACCTGAAGGTGCCTTATGAGAGGAAGATCCTCATTAGGAATCCCAgccaccttcctggctgctaCGGGCTTATTCCCCAGGTTTGGCATCACATCCACCTCCTCCTGTCAAATATTCCTGAGGAGActattaggggaaaaaagggtttggATAAGACCTTGCTGCTTTCTATTCAGTCTTAA